The sequence GCCGCCGCGGCGGCGTCGAGGGCCGCACCATGCTGGCGTGCCCGACCACCGAGGGCATCGGTGCTGATCAGGAGCATCCGGTGGCCGCCGGCGAAGGCGTCGCGCAGCGAGGCCGGGCGGTCGAAGTCGCCGTGGCGGACCTCGGCACCGCGGGCGCTGAACTCGCGCAGGGCCTCGGGACGGCGAGTGACCAGGATGAGCTGCTCCGGCGGGATGCGCTCCAGCAGCTGTTCGGCGACCAGGCGGCCGATGTGGCCCGCCGCTCCTGTGACGATGACTCTCATGGGAATCTCCGATCGGTTGACAGCAGCCTGACGACCCAGGCTACGGAGCTCGGAGGCGCAACAGGACCGACCAAGAGATGGGGTCTACCGTACGAGAGGCCAGCCGTACCGAGGGCATCGGCGCCGTTGAATGGACGCAGACCCGACGTCGACCCGCCGCCGTGCGGTGGGAGGAGGATGCGACCCCATGCCCTTCGCGAGGAACGGATCAGTCAAGCTCCACTGGGAGAGCTACGGTCAGGGACCGGCCGTGCTGCTCGTCGCCGGACGAGGGATGATGGTCGACGGGTGGTGGATGACCATCCCGGTCCTGGCCCGCTCGTTCCGGGTGATCGCCTTCGACAACCGCGACACCGGACGCAGCAGCCGGCTGCCGTGGTTCTACACGGTGGGGCAGATGGCGGACGACGCCGCGGCTGTCCTCGACGCCGCCGGCGAGCAGCGCGCCCACGTGTACGGCATCTCGCTGGGCAGCCTGGTGGCGCAGGAGGTGGCCCTCCGTCATCCGGACCGGGTCGAGGCCCTCGTCCTCGGATCCAGCTCCGCCGGCGGCTTCGCCGCCTATCTGCCCTCGTCGTTCGCGGGCACGTTCCTCGCCCGGGCCGGGGGGATGGGGCCGGAGGAGGCGGAGTGGGCGGCCGTCGCCTACACCTATGGCGAGAAGACCCGCCGGCATCACCCCGAGCGCATCTTCGCGGACATCGCCCATCGGATGAGCTCGCCCGTCGAACCCCTCGGCTACCTTCACCAGGCGGCCGCCGTGGCGACCCACAACGCGTTCGAGCGGCTCAACACGGTGTCCGCCCCGACGCTCGTCGTCCATGGCGAGCAGGACGTCACGGTGCCGCCCGCCAACGCGCTGGTGCTGGCCGACAAGATTCCCGGGGCGCAGCTGCGACTGTGGCCGGACGCCGGTCACATGTACGTCATCGATGAGCCGCGAGCCGATCGGGACATCGCCCGCTTCCTCCTGCAGCACTCCGCAGTCCGGGCCGCGCCGGGTGCCGGCCGGAACGGTTGCGGCCATGATGGGGGGGAACTCGAGGGGGTGCTGACCCTCCCCGCCGCATCGGCCACACCGAGAGCTCGGCGAGCGCGGCGAGGTGCTCGGGCGCGAGGGTGAACGGCGTCAACCCTCGACCCCGGATGCCGCAGGCTCCAGCCGGCGACCCGCGTGCTCACACCGTCACCCCCCGGTCCGACTCCACGGGCCCGGAACCCGCGCCGGTCCTGAGGAGCGCCTGGGCGATCTCGGCCAGGTCCTCCCCGGTCAGCCGGAGCGAGCCGGCGCCGATCCAGCCCTCGACCTGGGCGGCATCGCGCGCGCCGACGATGGCGCCGGTCACGCCCGGCCAGGCGAGCGTCCAGGCCACGGCCACCGCCGAGACCGTCGCACCGTGGCGCTCGGCGATCGGCCGCAGCGCGTCGCGCAGGGCGAGGTTGCGCGACAGGTTCGGCTCGACGAAGGGCGCGGAGCCCCGCCGCCAGTCGTCGCCGGCCATGTTCGCGACGCGCTCCGCCGAGAACGTGTCGGTGAGGATGCCCGACTGCATCGGGCTGTAGACGATCACCCCGGTGCCGCGCGCCGACACCCAGGGAATGACGTCGGCGCCGGCGTCGCGCCGGATCAGCGAGAAGGGAGGCTGCAGCGAGTCCACGTGGCGGATCGACTCGGCCCGCTCGAACAGGGCGATGTCGAAGTTGGAGACGCCGGCGGCGCGGACCTTGCCCTCGTCCACGAGGCGGGCCATCTCGCCCCAGGACTCCTCGATCGGGGTGCCGATCGCATCGGGCCAGTGGAACTGGTAGAGGTCGATGCGCTCGACGCCGAGGCGCGTGAGCGACGCCTCGACCTCGCGGCGGATGGACGCGGGGTGCAGGGTGCGCTGCGGCTCCTCGTAGGGCCTGGCGGGGTCGGGAACCATGCCGCCCTTGGTGAAGACGTGGGGGCGGTCCGCCGCGGGGATCTCGCGCAGCGCCCGGCCCACCACCTCCTCGGAATGGCCGAGGCCGTAGATGGCGGCGGTATCGATCCAGTTCACACCCCGCCGGACCGCCTCGTGGATGGCCGCGATCGAGCGGGAGTCGTCCTGCGGCCCCCAGCCGTAGGCCCAGCCGCCCCCTCCGATCGCCCAGGCTCCGAAGCCCACGGTCGTGATCTCGAGGTCGGTGGTGCCGAGCCGTCGCATGTTCAGCGTCATCGGTGAGCTCTCCCTGTGTAGTTCGATATCAAGATACTCCGCAGAATACTACGTAGTCAAGAAGCTCCACGTCGAAGTATCATGTGCTCATGACCGAGGACGCCATCGATCGGATCGTCGAGGAGTGGAACCGCGAGCGCCCCGAGCTCGACGGCTCGTCGACCCACGTCCTGCAGCGCATCACCCGGCTCTATCTCCTCCAATCGGCCAGCTTCGCGGAGGTCTTCGGTCGCTACGGCCTCACCTTCGGCGAGTACGAGGTGCTGGCCGCCCTGGTGCGGTCCGGCCCGCCCCACCGGATGAGGCCCAGCGAGCTGGGCGGCGCCGTGGTGCTCTCATCGGGGGCGATGACCCACCGCATCGACCGGGTCGAGGCCGCGGGCATGGTGGAACGCCTCCCCGATCCCGACGACCGCCGCGGCACCCTGGTCGCGCTCAGGGAGAAGGGGCGCCAGGTCGTCGACGAGGCGGTCCGCGCCCACCTCGCCAACGAGGAGCGGCTCCTCGCTGCGCTCTCTGCCGAGGAGCGCCGGCAGCTCACCGCACTGCTGCGCAAGCTGCTCGTCTCCGAGCCCTTCGTGGCGCTGGACCCCAACCGCCCGGCCACCACGAACAGCCGGGTCGTCGACCAGGCGGCGCCAGCCCGGAGGCCACGCCGCCGCTGAGCGAGGGGCGATGGCGTCACCACCTCCGCCAGGCCCAGGATATTGTCAGGATTGCGGCGTGGAGAGTGAACCCTCATGGAGCGACCGGTCGACAGGAGCGGACGATGAACGAGGTGCGCATCGAACGCGTCGGCCCACGTCCGCTCGCGGCGATTCGCGCGACCACCAGCCGCAGGCGGCTGGGGACGGACATCGTGAGACTTCTGGACATCATCTGGCCCGTCCTCCGCGAGCTCAAGGTCCGCACCGGGCACAACGTCGTCGTGTATCAGGGCAACCAGGGCGGCACCCTGCTCGTCGACGTCGGCGTCGAGGCCCTCTCCGAGTTCGCAGCTCGAGGTGAGATCCGGGCGACGTCCACTCCGTCAGGGGAGGTCGCGACGACGGCGTACCACGGCGAGTACTCGGACCTCGCGCCGGCGTACGCCGCCCTGGAGCGGACCTGCAGGGAGACCGGGCGCCGCCCGGCCGGAGTCAGCTGGGAGGTCTACGGCGACTGGGACGACGACCCGGCGCGACGCCGAACCGATCTCTTCCTCCTGCTGGAGCCGGAACCGCGGGGCTGAGGAGGGTGGAGCGGCCGCTCGCACACGCCTCGGCGCCGTGGCGTGTGCGTACCGCCGGATGGCCGGACGCCGCCGACGTACACCATCCTGTCGAGAAGCCGGCCGCGAGACGGACGCAGGTAGGCTAGGTGCCGGCCACCCCGGATTCAGTCGACGCCTGCCGCGGAGCGCTCCGCCCGGCCGGTGACAGGAGGACCACGATGCAGCTAGGCGACACCGCCCCGGACTTCGAGGCGGACACCACCCAGGGCAGGATCAAGTTCCACGACTGGATCGGCGACTCGTGGGCGGTCCTGTTCTCGCACCCCAAGGACTTCACCCCGGTCTGCACCACCGAGCTGGGGTACATGGCGAGGATCTCGCCCGAGTTCGAGCGCCGCAACGTCAAGGTCATCGGGCTCT comes from Candidatus Dormiibacterota bacterium and encodes:
- a CDS encoding aldo/keto reductase, whose product is MTLNMRRLGTTDLEITTVGFGAWAIGGGGWAYGWGPQDDSRSIAAIHEAVRRGVNWIDTAAIYGLGHSEEVVGRALREIPAADRPHVFTKGGMVPDPARPYEEPQRTLHPASIRREVEASLTRLGVERIDLYQFHWPDAIGTPIEESWGEMARLVDEGKVRAAGVSNFDIALFERAESIRHVDSLQPPFSLIRRDAGADVIPWVSARGTGVIVYSPMQSGILTDTFSAERVANMAGDDWRRGSAPFVEPNLSRNLALRDALRPIAERHGATVSAVAVAWTLAWPGVTGAIVGARDAAQVEGWIGAGSLRLTGEDLAEIAQALLRTGAGSGPVESDRGVTV
- a CDS encoding alpha/beta fold hydrolase; the encoded protein is MPFARNGSVKLHWESYGQGPAVLLVAGRGMMVDGWWMTIPVLARSFRVIAFDNRDTGRSSRLPWFYTVGQMADDAAAVLDAAGEQRAHVYGISLGSLVAQEVALRHPDRVEALVLGSSSAGGFAAYLPSSFAGTFLARAGGMGPEEAEWAAVAYTYGEKTRRHHPERIFADIAHRMSSPVEPLGYLHQAAAVATHNAFERLNTVSAPTLVVHGEQDVTVPPANALVLADKIPGAQLRLWPDAGHMYVIDEPRADRDIARFLLQHSAVRAAPGAGRNGCGHDGGELEGVLTLPAASATPRARRARRGARARG
- a CDS encoding GyrI-like domain-containing protein — protein: MNEVRIERVGPRPLAAIRATTSRRRLGTDIVRLLDIIWPVLRELKVRTGHNVVVYQGNQGGTLLVDVGVEALSEFAARGEIRATSTPSGEVATTAYHGEYSDLAPAYAALERTCRETGRRPAGVSWEVYGDWDDDPARRRTDLFLLLEPEPRG
- a CDS encoding MarR family transcriptional regulator produces the protein MTEDAIDRIVEEWNRERPELDGSSTHVLQRITRLYLLQSASFAEVFGRYGLTFGEYEVLAALVRSGPPHRMRPSELGGAVVLSSGAMTHRIDRVEAAGMVERLPDPDDRRGTLVALREKGRQVVDEAVRAHLANEERLLAALSAEERRQLTALLRKLLVSEPFVALDPNRPATTNSRVVDQAAPARRPRRR